The Falco rusticolus isolate bFalRus1 chromosome 14, bFalRus1.pri, whole genome shotgun sequence sequence GGAGTTGAACTCCACGGTCCCAGTGACATGTGAACAAGTCTTACATCTTGTTTCCACAACACAGATGAATCCTAGGTGCATCAGGAGCTCCCTTGTGTTCCGAAATGCTGATGTGGAAGGTCTCATTCcaacacacaaataaaacttGTTCTGTGATAAGGGTAACTTAGAAAATTCTCGGGGGTTGAGCACCCTCTCTATGAAGAGCTGTACAAGAACAATTTTTGTACCATAATCTGAAGCTTGATTTACTTCAACCCATATGTACgctttttcattcaaaaaacagaagagacaaCACACCAGATAAAAAAGGCTTAAAATCCACTTTAATAATGCATTCCTGTAACATTCCTCAGACAAACACAAACTTGTTAGTGGGACAATTACAGCTTGTGTTCAAACAGTTTACactaaatgaaaaatcttgTAGTACTTCTACACAAAAGACAGGCAAGGTTAAGattatacaaacattttttttcagttaaatctTCAGCATGAGATACAGTATTTTTGTCCAATAGATTGTACTTTACTaccagtaaaaataaacagcgATACAACACATTATCAAAAAATCCATCCAAACAAGAGTTTCCCAGCCGTTCAGGCTGCACATGACAATCAACTACtttaaagaaacagatggtCCAGATAAAAAGAATAACTACAAgttaggaggggaaaaaaaaaaaaaaagaaagaaataaacagaaaacctCCCCCAGTTCACTACATGATGGATCATTTGGAGCTATATAAATTTACAGAATCGTGGGAGCTCCAAAGTGCCCAGATGCTGCCCTAGTTCTCCAGAGACTCCCCTGTGCTCTTAAGCAAGGTACACTACACTAAAAAATGCCAAGACATACCGCAATTTTATCTAGTTTAGTCTCAGGATTCCAGCTGCAAACAGGAAACCTGGAATGGTCAAGGCATTAGGGTCCTTGCCATATTTTATCATTACTGAACCACCATGGCAGCCTCCCAGAATCCATTTCACATTGAAATTATAGGAATGCACCACATGAAATTTTCTAAAACCTTTACCAGTCAGACTGCACTCCCCTTGTCTTAAGAGTGGCTTTACCAAAACAGGCCCTAAttaactatttttaatatatcccccaccccccaaatatGGCCTGCTAAgattccttttctctttgggGTGTGTGCAGGGGGTAGCTTAATCCTGTTAGTATCTGCGACGCTTATTAGGGCCAAAATCACCACCTGGATTTCCTCTGTTGAAGGCAGGTGGGTTCCCTCCCATCGCTCCAAGGCCTTCCATCGCACCACCCTGGCCAAAGCGATCTGCAGGCGGCGGCGGAGTCTTGTAACGAGGACAAgtgcaggagaggcaggaagaaaaacaaggaacaaAGAAGGGCAGTTAAAAGCCATTTGAGTTGATTCAAATTCTACTGGGTTTCCACAATTCCATCTGACCTTGCTACAAACTTTCACCTCACCAAAAATATCCCCACAGCCCCAAAAGTAGACTGACAGGACCACTGCAGGACCAGGTCTTTTCCCATGTAACTTTTAGTCAAGTGCACTAGAATACAATTTGCACCATCTCACTGACTAGTGCCCTGCTGTAGAGCATGTGAGAAATGCAGTCTGGGAAAGAACTTCACACTTCCACCATATTCCTTCACCCAAACTGAATGCAAACGAGGAGCAGTATACCGATACTACAGCCCTATCACAATCCAGGTGTACACAATACTCCAATTCCAAAATAAACCTACAATACTGGTTGTGTGCCCTGATCATATCCTGTTATTTCCATTCTTTGGCTCTCCTTCTTCAAGCTGGTTAGTGCTATTGCACAGTCTCTTCTTTCCAGCAGGGAGAAGACTATCAAAGGataatttgggttggaaggtagctcaggaggtctctagtccaacctcctgctcaaagcagagttGGCTATGAAGTCAGACTAGGTTAGTCACAGCTTGACGCAGTCAGGTCTTGTAAACGTCCAAGGATAAAGACTGCACAACCTCCCTGGACAATGTGCGCCACTACATGTCCTCATGGTGAACATGGCACTTGCTTTAGGGAAGGTACTGGAGGCAACAACCACTGCCGCCTCCACCCCCCTGGACTGGGGCCAAGCGCCTACACAGAGCAGAACCGCTTTACACCAGTCTCCTGAGTTGCATTTATTCTTTGTCCACAGGTTTACAGCAGTGGTACATATAAAATGTAACGTGATACATATATGCACATCATAATTGGTATTAGTACTGTACCATGACTCCATGGTATTGCCTGGTTCTACAGAACACAGACCCTAACTTCAGTAAAATTATCAATTGGTAGGTCCCAGGGACTCTCAGCGCTCACTTTGCTGGCAGTGGAGGGCAGGCACTATCAGTAACAGCACTCTTTCcacctttctccctttcctacAGATGAAAAATTCTGAGCAATCATGAAATTTTCCAGCACAACATATCATAGGGAAGGACAGTGCAATCACTGcaagcagctggagcagacaTGCAAACTGCTCCCTACATGAATAAAAATCTGGAATGCACGGACCCAGTAACAACTAAAACCAAGCACATGGTCACAATAAAGTTTCCAAAATGTCTATATACGTATTTTTCTCCATTAGAGAAACAGCTTATTGATTTTTGGTCTAAATGGTATTATTTCATCATGTTGATCTGAACCCACCTGCCCTTTCCATTCTTATCTTCATCTTACCTCAACCACTCCACTGTCCCTACCACTTAGGCACAAAAGCTTATAGCcaaataaaactgttctttatgacaaaaaaaatttctatgaTCAAGAAATCTAAGTAGGGAGGTTTGCAGGAAAATTGCTTATGAGACCAATTGATATAAACTGCCAAAGGAAGATGAACTTTGAGGACAAATTCGACTatgactgctgctgtttctgctgctgactGGAGTGCTGACACTGTGAGAAGATCGATTCTCTGTGTGACAGAGGAATAACAGATGCCACAGAAGCCATGGCCTATTGTAAAGAAAAGCGCAAATAAATAAGCATAACCTCCACTgattctttgcttttcacctCCTAAGCAAATTAGCCAAATTTAACCATATAGTATTGCTAAGATATTTCTAACAAACATTTTAGCACTCATTACCTTGAAAGTAAGTAGTTATTAGACTTGGCTCAATCTCCTGGAAGTTACTAACTAGTATCAAGGCAAGATTAACTTCTAAAGATTTCAGCAGGAGTTAAGAAACAGGTCTAGGTAGACAATCAAGCTTCAACTTTAGCAGCATAGTGCTTAACAATGGAAACAACAAATCTGCATTTGAAAGGTGTGCACAACAAAAGGAGATACATTACCATTCCCATGGCTCCATCAGGTATCATAGCTCCAGGACCAGTTGCAGgtggtgcagcagctgggacatTGGTACCACCCATAGCTCCTCTATTGTTCATGCCAATAGTacctggagaagaaaattcaagaaCAGTCCTGGCAGGGACAGTGACTGGGGTCTCCTCATCTCCCCAGAGCCACCCAACACCATGTAAGCTCCCCACAGTGTTTTCCATTCAGGGACAGAGTCCTAATCTATTAACTAGCTTTGCACTATTAGGTCAAGATAAACTGATCTTGCATTCCAGTATTACCTGAAACTCCAGCAGGCTCTAACACTCACCACCTTCCTTAACCACTAAGCCCCCATCACCTCTTCACTTGCTCTTGTACATGTGGCCTGAAACTCTCAATCATGTAGTCAAGATagggaaatacagaaatcaaGATAATTTCCTGGGCTAGAGGTCTAACACTGACTCTCACACCAGTCTCCGTTATCAGTACAAACTTCTGAAGCACACTATGTGTCTGATAGAAACTTCAACCAAGTCTTTTGCTTACTGAACGCAGTCTCACGAAGTACAATACTGCCTCATACCCAAATTCTGCTGTTTCCTGTCAGATGAACACTTCCTGTCACTGAACTTGGAGAAGATCACTACAACTGAGTTTCTAAGTAAGAAACCAATAAAATAAGACTACTCAAAAAATGTAACAGATTTTGTAAAGGAGGAAAGGAACATGCATAGGAACAAAGATGGCCACAGAATACTCTTACCTCCCATACCCATCTGTCCCATTCGCATCTCTGGTGGCTCTCTctggtgaaggaaaaaaaagaaaaaaagaaaaaataaaaaagaggaagaaaaaataaaacccgAGACTCATTTCAAATGATAAAAattcaggcttttaaaaaaatgtagttatACAAATTCAGTGAGTTCTGGGGTTTTACTACTGAAAACTGTATAGAGAAGTCATTCCCAGGGTAAACTTCAAAAGATTATCTGAGCTACCTTCACACAGTAACGGCTGAACAAACAGAtcttatataaaatatttccttctgtaaTATTGTTTTTCACAATCACCGTTAACGCatccagcagcaaagctgcacaTGCAGATTTTACCAAACAGCAGCATACAAGAGATACATGGTATCTGGAGGGAAGGATCTCCTGAGTGGCAGCAATACATTAAATACAATTAGTTTTGTTACTTCCTCAGCATAGCTAAGAAGCTTTTCCTGTTGAGAGGAATGCAAGCTTACAGGAAGAGGCAGCGCTGGGTCACTCGCATTATAATACCACTTTGTGAGATCAGCGTCTCTCTTATTAACTGAGCACAGGGGACACACCACATCTCCTGCACTGCAAAGCCAGGAGCACCCCCTCAATTCTGTGACCGTACTACTTTTTCCACAGTGGGAACCGAATAACAGTTTCACTTCACCTGTAGTCTCATTGGCACTATTTATGATCTGAAGGCACTATTGTTCAGAGAAACTAGGAGTTCTGCTACACTGGGTAATATTTGCACATTTAGGTCAGTCACACTGCCCTTTTGGTTTGACACATTTAGCCATTTTGCTTAGGGACCAATTTTTCGCTAGGATACGTAAACACCTGCCACCCAGTTGTACTGATGCCATTATACCACCTTGATAGCACGGCAGCTGCCTCCACAACAGAAAGTTGCTGGGACTGGAAGTTAATTGTAAGACTTCTTTATAGAGCTAGAGGTACTACTGTTAAAAGGCAGGTTACCACACATTTTGCATTACTAGAAAATACTTGACCAACTGACTTTTAAGTACAAGCAATTACcatgcctgcagcagcacctcaaGTTGGGATTATTTCATCTAAGCATGACTAAGACAGACTGCAGGCTAGAGATATAGCTAGGTGTATGACCATAATGGGATTCTGAAGCAGTACTTCAAGACAGTCCATCTTTGTCACTGTTAGAATAAAATGAGTTAGCATATATTCTTCTGAACAGCAAGGCAGCTAGTGAGGGTCCTGCATGAACACCAGTGGGACGCTTACTGGGGTATGTATATTTTCCAGGCTAAACTGTATAAAGATTGGAGGGAGTCAGTAATTTAGGACAGAATGTATCCAAGATACAGAGTCCCTCAACCAACAAGTTGAGCATTCACAGAAAACCGCATGCTGTGGAAGGGCAAAAATCGAACATCAGTGTCCAGATGTAATGGGAACATAGAAGCACTCATACCGCATCAGCAAAATTCCCTTTAAAGCCTTCCTGCTGGCGTCTCATCATCTCTTCTTGCTGCCTTCTCATCTCCTCCTCACGGCGCCTGCgttcttcctcctgcctgcaaaAATCGTCCAAGAATGCTCAGCACAACATACACCAACCATCTGCATCCCAGTGTTGCAGTGCTGCCTAATGGGTCTTGTTTGGAAATCTACAATTTTAAGAACTGAGGCTGTAAAATATTAGGTACTTTatgatgaaaacagaaacacatatGCACAGAAAGTAATTTCCAACACTTTCAATTTCAAGCAGTTCATTATAAAACCCAACACGAGCAAAACCATGTGAGTGTCTCATGAGGAGTGGGTTGAagaactgggggtgtttagcctgttgaaaaggaggctcaggggagacgTTACCATgttctacaactacctgaaaggaggttgtagcagGGTGGGTGTCAGTCTTCTCCCAGGTAGCAAgtaataggacaagaggaaatggcctcaagttgtgccaggggaggtttagattgtaTATCACgaaaaatttcttcaggaaaGGGTTATCAGGgattggaacaggctgcctggggaagtggCCGAAtcagcatccctggaggtatttagaagtgtagatgtggcacttcgggacatggtttagtggtcGAGCTTCTTAAAATGACCCTGAAACAAGGAAAAGCCAGAATGGACAGAGAAATCTCTGAGACTAAGTTACCCCTCAAACGAAAGGATAGATACTAGAATGGGGTTTCTCAACCTGCAGCACTGAAACCACTGAATTACTGCACAGATTCTGATTCTTCTATCTGCCTCAGTCAAGGAGCTAAACTAAGACACAGAACTGCAGGAAACTAAACACTAATCAGTGGAAGAAACTCCTAACTTCCATTTTAAACCAACTGTACACTCTTCCTATGAACAAAAAGGCCCGAAATAACAGCCGTACTTTAGGTAGTAATTAAATGTCACACTGAACAATTAGGTGCACTGAAGCagcatttaatttcatattatGGATTCACAGCATTTCATAACCTGCCCCCTTACCTGAGTTCCAACTGTTTACGTTTTTGTACTTCTTGGTTATGCAATTCCTCCATTCTCCTCAGCTCCTCCTGGCGTCTCATTAAATCTGTAAAAGACAacagtaaaaaacccaaactcatCTCCCATGTCCCCTCTTGAATTCCTGAACTAGAACCATAACACACAAGAGAACAAGGTAACAGAGCTTCCAGCAATACAGTAACATCTCCCCATTCACTTGGCGTTACCATGCTTGGTTACAAGTCAAGCAGCTACACCACGGCTCACCTTCAGTGGGCTCTAGCCCATCTAGTGAGCTACCCATCCCTTGATGCTGCAGGGCCGTGTTTTGATACTGTATTTATCTTTGACTGGTACCTTGCCGCATGAGCATAACTTGGTGCTCATGGCGGGCtgcttccatttccatttccagcttCTCTCGAGCTTCCTTGATGTTGCGGTCTActtgttcttgctgctgtttctccatttcTATTAGAGCCTTCCAACGCATGGCATACTCATACTCAAAACTGCCAGGCTGTGCAAATCGAGGAGGCTGCTCACGTTCCCTGTCAAACAAGGAAGAACTAGTGAATCCTTCAATAGAGCAACGAGGAACCAAGAAAAACACGTTTGTGTGTTAAATGTACCAGTAGACCCTTTTAACAGTTAGAAATGCATTTAGTGCAAGAAATAAAGAATCACTTTGTCTTCTACTTTCTCACAAATAGCTATGCTTGGGATACCAGTTTGTCTGCTCCTCAGGAACCATTTAAAGGAGAAACTTAGGCAGAATCATCCTGCAGGATTAATTATACATGGAAACAGTGTTCCACCTTCCTCCACAACAAACAATGACACTGCTTTCGTAAGACATCAAAAGATTCTGGGTAAACACATTCAGAAATactcttaaaaagaaacagcctTTGCTCCTGCTGCACATCTTATAGACAGACCCACTCCAGAAGCAAACACTGCCCAAACAtgcatgtttattttactgatCTCTGCAGCCCATGCACCTGGAGCACATGACTATTCCTAATGCAGCCTCCCAGTTCCTGAAGCTCTCATCTTCCTTGAAAAATTCACGAGCACACATGGTTTACTAATTCCCACTGCTGGGATCACACGATACCTTTCTTACACTGGGAAGCCTTCAAAGACCATGGCCTTACACCTGGATAACTCTACAATCTTTTAATGCTATTCAGATCACTATTTAAATATTCACTGTGGGTTCAAATCTGTTTTCCTCTACAGACTTTCCATAACACTTAGAACAAGAAACTTAAGTCTTTGCTTCAGCTTCTCATGTGAGTAAGGGATCTCATGTTATCTCAAACTGACATGACTTTTTATTCCAACAACTGAAACAGACTTATGAAAAATATGTGGAGGCTGCCAGTCTTAGCCAGCAGTATGGATCCAAACCTACTGCTTTCTTTCAACTAATCATGGCAAGGAACAGTGTATGCAATTCTCCTTCCACAGTCAGGTCACgtttacaaaaaaaaggaggCCCTTTAGGAGCACTGATGAGCCACTGTCCTAAGACTGAGGCACCAGTTAATGCCCTAGTCCACAGGTAGTCTCATCTCCTCACATACTTGTGATATTGCTGGTTTTTGATGACTAGTTTCTCTGGTAGTCCTTCTTCATCATCATACTGATCCATGGGCTCCACAGTGACAGGCCGAGGGaatctgtaaagaaaagatGAGGTGCTTTCAACAAAATTCAAGAATGAGCTTGTGTGCAGGACAGCATGTGTACTGTGTCTGAGGttataaaatactgcttttagcACTGCtcaaagaaatataaaagcaCTTGGGGATCTCAACCAAGTGAAACCAGAAATCActttaaacaccttttttttctttctttctagaaCAGAAGCTGAACTGTTAACCAAAATCCTTTTTGAAACCAACCCAAAATTGTATGAAGAAGCATACTTCCAGTtattggttaaaaaaaaccagcttaaACAGAACCTAACATTCTCCAGTAGGATTTAGTTGGCATGAAGTCTCGTAGTCCCCGGAGTTTTggt is a genomic window containing:
- the NONO gene encoding non-POU domain-containing octamer-binding protein isoform X4, coding for MQGNKGFNMEKQNHTPRKQHQHQQHPPPSIPTNGQQANSQNEGLTIDLKNFRKPGEKTFTQRSRLFVGNLPPDITEEEMRKLFEKYGKAGEVFIHKDKGFGFIRLETRTLAEIAKVELDNMPLRGKQLRVRFACHSASLTVRNLPQFVSNELLEEAFSVFGQVERAVVIVDDRGRSSGKGIVEFSGKPAARKALDRCSDGSFLLTTFPRPVTVEPMDQYDDEEGLPEKLVIKNQQYHKEREQPPRFAQPGSFEYEYAMRWKALIEMEKQQQEQVDRNIKEAREKLEMEMEAARHEHQVMLMRQDLMRRQEELRRMEELHNQEVQKRKQLELRQEEERRRREEEMRRQQEEMMRRQQEGFKGNFADAREPPEMRMGQMGMGGTIGMNNRGAMGGTNVPAAAPPATGPGAMIPDGAMGMTPPPPADRFGQGGAMEGLGAMGGNPPAFNRGNPGGDFGPNKRRRY
- the NONO gene encoding non-POU domain-containing octamer-binding protein isoform X2, with amino-acid sequence MQGNKGFNMEKQNHTPRKQHQHQQHPPPSIPTNGQQANSQSESRARRGGPPGPALDEGLTIDLKNFRKPGEKTFTQRSRLFVGNLPPDITEEEMRKLFEKYGKAGEVFIHKDKGFGFIRLETRTLAEIAKVELDNMPLRGKQLRVRFACHSASLTVRNLPQFVSNELLEEAFSVFGQVERAVVIVDDRGRSSGKGIVEFSGKPAARKALDRCSDGSFLLTTFPRPVTVEPMDQYDDEEGLPEKLVIKNQQYHKEREQPPRFAQPGSFEYEYAMRWKALIEMEKQQQEQVDRNIKEAREKLEMEMEAARHEHQVMLMRQDLMRRQEELRRMEELHNQEVQKRKQLELRQEEERRRREEEMRRQQEEMMRRQQEGFKGNFADAREPPEMRMGQMGMGGTIGMNNRGAMGGTNVPAAAPPATGPGAMIPDGAMGMTPPPPADRFGQGGAMEGLGAMGGNPPAFNRGNPGGDFGPNKRRRY
- the NONO gene encoding non-POU domain-containing octamer-binding protein isoform X1; translation: MQGNKGFNMEKQNHTPRKQHQHQQHPPPSIPTNGQQANSQSESRARRGGPPGPALEQLCTLFPSDEGLTIDLKNFRKPGEKTFTQRSRLFVGNLPPDITEEEMRKLFEKYGKAGEVFIHKDKGFGFIRLETRTLAEIAKVELDNMPLRGKQLRVRFACHSASLTVRNLPQFVSNELLEEAFSVFGQVERAVVIVDDRGRSSGKGIVEFSGKPAARKALDRCSDGSFLLTTFPRPVTVEPMDQYDDEEGLPEKLVIKNQQYHKEREQPPRFAQPGSFEYEYAMRWKALIEMEKQQQEQVDRNIKEAREKLEMEMEAARHEHQVMLMRQDLMRRQEELRRMEELHNQEVQKRKQLELRQEEERRRREEEMRRQQEEMMRRQQEGFKGNFADAREPPEMRMGQMGMGGTIGMNNRGAMGGTNVPAAAPPATGPGAMIPDGAMGMTPPPPADRFGQGGAMEGLGAMGGNPPAFNRGNPGGDFGPNKRRRY
- the NONO gene encoding non-POU domain-containing octamer-binding protein isoform X3, producing the protein MQGNKGFNMEKQNHTPRKQHQHQQHPPPSIPTNGQQANSQKQLCTLFPSDEGLTIDLKNFRKPGEKTFTQRSRLFVGNLPPDITEEEMRKLFEKYGKAGEVFIHKDKGFGFIRLETRTLAEIAKVELDNMPLRGKQLRVRFACHSASLTVRNLPQFVSNELLEEAFSVFGQVERAVVIVDDRGRSSGKGIVEFSGKPAARKALDRCSDGSFLLTTFPRPVTVEPMDQYDDEEGLPEKLVIKNQQYHKEREQPPRFAQPGSFEYEYAMRWKALIEMEKQQQEQVDRNIKEAREKLEMEMEAARHEHQVMLMRQDLMRRQEELRRMEELHNQEVQKRKQLELRQEEERRRREEEMRRQQEEMMRRQQEGFKGNFADAREPPEMRMGQMGMGGTIGMNNRGAMGGTNVPAAAPPATGPGAMIPDGAMGMTPPPPADRFGQGGAMEGLGAMGGNPPAFNRGNPGGDFGPNKRRRY